AGAAGCGATTTCCTTGCTCAAAACAGACACGGTGCGAGAGATCAGTCTCGACCATGACCTGGGCGATGACGCACGGGGAACCGGCTATGATGTGCTGCTCTGGATTGAAGAAACCGTTGCGACCAGTGATTTCGATCCCCCCGTGATCCAGGTGCATACTGCCAACCCCCCTGCCCGCAATCGCATGACGGCTGCAGTGGCAGCCATCAATCGACTGGCAGAACGCTGTCGCGGAGCGGATTGACTCGTTCCAAGTTAGTTCGCGTTCAATCTCGTTTTTGTAGGGTGCGGACCGATGTGTCCGCCCGCCTGGTGAGTTTCGGTGTTGGAGTTCCCTTGCAAAGGGACCGGCAAACGCGTTTGAATGAGTTCACGC
This window of the Gimesia fumaroli genome carries:
- a CDS encoding cyclic-phosphate processing receiver domain-containing protein, which produces MRVYLDDERQAPPGWRQVRWPQEAISLLKTDTVREISLDHDLGDDARGTGYDVLLWIEETVATSDFDPPVIQVHTANPPARNRMTAAVAAINRLAERCRGAD